The stretch of DNA TGTCGGACATCTCTTCTTGGGCGGGGTAAAAGTCGAGGATTTGGGTTTGGCGAATGGTCTGGCGCTTTTCTTCCAGCACCAAATCCACATCCTCAGGCAGCAGTTGCCCATGGGACGCGATCGCCCTAGCCAAGACCCGACGAATGCGTTCGAGGGACAGCCCCTGGCTAGCCCGCACCAGGTCATCAAGCACCGTATCGCTGAGCCGTTGCCCCAGCCCCAGCATCAGCCGCTGGATTTCCTCCGAAATTTCCTCGGCATTGGGTAACGAAAATTCCAGCACCGTAAAGGCATCACGCAGGTCATCGGGGATAGTAATCTGAGGCGCGACAATCACCAAATTCTTGGGCTGAGACTTGAGCAGCCGCATCAGGTTCCGCAGTTTACGGGAAATAGACACATCATCCAAAAAGCGATGGAAGTCCCGCAGAATAAAAATGGCTGGGGCCGAAGCCGGTAGCTTTTCAATCAGCTCTAGCGCCTGGAGGGGATTGCGCCGCCCAAAGCCCGTATCATTGGGATTGCCCTGGTAGCCATCGACAAAATCCCAGGTGTAGATGCTGCGATTGCCCTGCTGCTTAGCACAGTCAGCGATCGCTTGCTCAACCCGTTCTTCCTCCACCGTTGGGATGTAAATTAGGGGATAGCGGGCTCGCAGGAGCAGTTCAAATTCGTCACGAAAAGTCATGGTTGGCGTTGGCACATGTTGAGGCTGTTTGAATTCTAACGGGTTCGCTGACCAGGTCAGCAGGAAAACCTCTTGATGGGTAGGATGCGCGAGGCGAAGCCGTAACGCATCAAAGCTTGACAAGACATGGGTTACGGCTAGCCCCCATCCTCCTAAACCACGGTTTTTGCACCACGGTTTACGTTATGACCATGCCTACAGCAATCTAAGCCACGGTTTTTACACCAGGCGGTGCGTTACGGCTTCGCCTAACGGCACCCTACGTCACGTCATCAGAGTTTATGCGCGCTCAGACCATCAGGAGACCTTACATCAGGAGACATCAGAGATAACGGCCATGGAACAACAGCCAGGTAGGGTGTATCTCGTGGGCGCGGGGCCGGGGGATGTGTCCTACCTCACGATGCAGGCACGGGAGATCTTAGCGATCGCTCAAGTGCTGGTATACGACGCCTTGGTGGATGAGCGGCTGCTGGATCTCGTGCCCGCCGACTGCCAGCTCATTGCCGTGGGTAAGCGCGGCGGGCAGCCCAGTACGCCCCAGGCTGAGATTAATCAACTTCTAGTGCAGCATGGCCAGCATCAGCAGGTGGTGCGGCTCAAGAGTGGTGACCCGTTTATCTTTGGGCGCTGTATGGCAGAAATTCAAGCGCTGCAGGCGGCGGGCTGTGAGTTTGAAGTGGTTCCAGGACTCTCCACCGCCCTGACAGCTCCGTTGCTGGCGGGCATTCCCCTCACCGATCCGGTGTTGAGTCGGAGCTTTGCCGTGGCCACAGCCCACGATGTCGATGCCCTCAACTGGTCTGCCTTGGCACAGATGGAAACCCTAGTGCTCCTCATGGCCACGCGCAACTTAGCCGAGATTATCAACCGCTTGCAGCACCAAGGGCGATCGCCCCAGACCCCGATCGCCATTATCCGCTGGGCAGGCCAACCCCAGCAGCAGGTTTGGACAGGCACCCTACAAACGATCCTGCAGCAAACCAGTCGCCAAGCTCTATCCCCAGCGGTGGTTGTCATCGGAGCAGTGGTGGGGTTGCGCCCCTTTTTGCAGCGCGATATCGGGCAGGATTCAGGAGCGTAAGAGGGGAGATCAACCGTTGTTTCCAATCCCTCAAGGGTGTATTTGTGAGAGTAGTCTGTCGTGAGTTGGTGAACGGTGAACAGTTCGGAGTCAAGTTTTCTGCCTACGTCGTCCTCCCTAGCCCTATCCGGTA from Candidatus Obscuribacterales bacterium encodes:
- the cobA gene encoding uroporphyrinogen-III C-methyltransferase, encoding MEQQPGRVYLVGAGPGDVSYLTMQAREILAIAQVLVYDALVDERLLDLVPADCQLIAVGKRGGQPSTPQAEINQLLVQHGQHQQVVRLKSGDPFIFGRCMAEIQALQAAGCEFEVVPGLSTALTAPLLAGIPLTDPVLSRSFAVATAHDVDALNWSALAQMETLVLLMATRNLAEIINRLQHQGRSPQTPIAIIRWAGQPQQQVWTGTLQTILQQTSRQALSPAVVVIGAVVGLRPFLQRDIGQDSGA